In the Macrobrachium rosenbergii isolate ZJJX-2024 chromosome 23, ASM4041242v1, whole genome shotgun sequence genome, one interval contains:
- the LOC136851592 gene encoding interleukin-1 receptor-associated kinase 4-like isoform X2: MQAIASSNNGFGVQVSQELRFLPANAIIMLSRILESNPGWKEVMGLIPNDPWKPGEPIPAGVQYPKKYTWDDIKTITEECSRSGREGFQVLLEEWGTSGRQRPTVQDLINLLQKTKLYRALDYLTVNVMNGEALPREEGRNPVDELNRAKENERSHETVVFGTYLVSSKDIPLISPTAEAYNVDGVSFNSQMDQPTKLIDPREVDPASQAVQTHFFDNDLLEGMNCGEVFHFSYSCLKTITSDFSDIPFRDGGNKLGEGAFGKVYFAKITQKGREKEVAVKRLHASDSSETRIELQFKTEVEVLSKCIHENLVPLEGYSCDGPEWCLVYAFMPNASLLDCLSCANERQPLDWKVRLHIGEGSARGIVHLHTFQERPFVHRDIKSANILLDENMTPKVGDFGLVRLGGSGNNTRTLIKTTTVFGTSAYMAPEAFRGDISVKMDTFSFGVVLLELLTGLPAHDEEREEPDLLNHFLEAQESEEGIGELVDWKGGDWDMEVFRGVLELAELCCTEVKKKRPTMVELLQKYSSVIQSVN, encoded by the exons ATGCAGGCTATAGCTTCTAGTAACAACGGTTTTGGAGTACAAGTGTCACAAGAGCTGCGTTTTTTACCAGCAAATGCCATAATAATGTTATCACGAATCCTAGAGAGTAATCCTGGATGGAAAGAAGTTATGGGTCTTATCCCAAATGACCCATGGAAACCAGGAGAACCTATTCCAGCTGGGGTTCAGTATCCTAAGAAATATACTTGGGATGACATTAA GACAATAACAGAGGAATGTAGCCGTTCCGGCCGTGAGGGATTTCAAGTCTTGTTAGAGGAATGGGGAACCAGTGGGAGACAGCGGCCAACTGTACAGGATCTTATAAATTTGCTTCAGAAAACTAAGCTATATCGAGCTCTGGATTATCTTACTGTTAACGTTATGaatg GTGAGGCTTTGCCAAGAGAAGAAGGGCGCAATCCAGTTGATGAATTAAATCGAGCTAAGGAAAATGAGAGGTCTCATGAGACTGTTGTTTTTGGAACCTACCTTGTGAGTTCAAAGGATATCCCTTTGATTTCACCTACTGCTGAGGCATATAATGTTGATGGTGTAAGTTTCAACAGTCAAATGGATCAGCCTACCAAACTAATAGACCCAAGGGAAGTGGATCCTGCATCTCAAGCAGTGCAGACTCATTTCTTTGACAATGATCTTTTAGAAGGAATGAATTGTGGTGAAGTGTTCCATTTTAGTTACTCTTGTTTGAAAACAATAACCAGCGATTTTTCAGATATTCCTTTCAGAGATGGAGGTAATAAGCTTGGTGAAGGAGCATTTGGAAAGGTGTATTTTGCAAAGATTActcaaaaaggaagagaaaaagaagtggcAGTCAAAAGACTTCATGCTAGCGATTCTTCAGAAACCAGAATAGAGTTGCAGTTCAAGACAGAAGTAGAAGTCCTTTCAAA ATGCATCCATGAAAATTTGGTACCATTAGAGGGTTATTCATGTGATGGTCCTGAATGGTGCCTTGTTTATGCATTTATGCCAAATGCTAGTCTTCTAGATTGCTTATCTTGTGCT AATGAAAGACAACCTCTTGACTGGAAAGTACGTCTGCATATAGGAGAAGGATCAGCTCGTGGCATTGTTCATCTTCACACATTCCAAGAGCGTCCCTTTGTACATAGAGATATTAAGAGTGCAAACATACTGTTAGATGAAAACATGACTCCCAAG gttgGTGATTTTGGACTTGTGAGACTAGGAGGATCAGGAAATAATACACGTACCCTTATCAAAACTACCACAGTGTTTGGGACATCAGCTTACATGGCTCCAGAAGCATTTAGGGGTGACATTTCTGTCAAAATGGATACCTTCAGCTTTGGGGTG GTTTTGTTAGAGTTGCTGACTGGCTTACCTGCACAtgatgaagaaagagaggaaccaGACTTG TTGAACCATTTTTTAGAGGCTCAAGAATCTGAAGAAGGCATAGGAGAACTGGTTGACTGGAAAGGTGGTGACTGGGATATGGAAGTTTTCAGAGGAGTCCTTGAACTGGCTGAGCTCTGTTGTACAGAGGTCAAGAAAAAGAGACCGACTATGGTGGAATTGCTACAAAAATACTCTTCGGTTATTCAGTCTGTTAACTAA
- the LOC136851592 gene encoding interleukin-1 receptor-associated kinase 4-like isoform X1 yields MFVVRQMECPFTVFSTGRGGVTHTLTSYCTCRMGYEPFETDIPVLCLVKIAYGNPLLDGLQGLITLERQKLKEMQAIASSNNGFGVQVSQELRFLPANAIIMLSRILESNPGWKEVMGLIPNDPWKPGEPIPAGVQYPKKYTWDDIKTITEECSRSGREGFQVLLEEWGTSGRQRPTVQDLINLLQKTKLYRALDYLTVNVMNGEALPREEGRNPVDELNRAKENERSHETVVFGTYLVSSKDIPLISPTAEAYNVDGVSFNSQMDQPTKLIDPREVDPASQAVQTHFFDNDLLEGMNCGEVFHFSYSCLKTITSDFSDIPFRDGGNKLGEGAFGKVYFAKITQKGREKEVAVKRLHASDSSETRIELQFKTEVEVLSKCIHENLVPLEGYSCDGPEWCLVYAFMPNASLLDCLSCANERQPLDWKVRLHIGEGSARGIVHLHTFQERPFVHRDIKSANILLDENMTPKVGDFGLVRLGGSGNNTRTLIKTTTVFGTSAYMAPEAFRGDISVKMDTFSFGVVLLELLTGLPAHDEEREEPDLLNHFLEAQESEEGIGELVDWKGGDWDMEVFRGVLELAELCCTEVKKKRPTMVELLQKYSSVIQSVN; encoded by the exons ATGTTTGTTGTCCGCCAAATGGAATGccccttcaccgtgtttagtactggccggggtggggttacccatacgttaacaagttattgcacatgccggatgggatatgaaccgttcgaaacagacatacccgtgctgtgtcttgtgaagatcgcgtatggaaaccccttgttggatggacttcagggtttaattacactcgagcgccaaaaattgaag GAAATGCAGGCTATAGCTTCTAGTAACAACGGTTTTGGAGTACAAGTGTCACAAGAGCTGCGTTTTTTACCAGCAAATGCCATAATAATGTTATCACGAATCCTAGAGAGTAATCCTGGATGGAAAGAAGTTATGGGTCTTATCCCAAATGACCCATGGAAACCAGGAGAACCTATTCCAGCTGGGGTTCAGTATCCTAAGAAATATACTTGGGATGACATTAA GACAATAACAGAGGAATGTAGCCGTTCCGGCCGTGAGGGATTTCAAGTCTTGTTAGAGGAATGGGGAACCAGTGGGAGACAGCGGCCAACTGTACAGGATCTTATAAATTTGCTTCAGAAAACTAAGCTATATCGAGCTCTGGATTATCTTACTGTTAACGTTATGaatg GTGAGGCTTTGCCAAGAGAAGAAGGGCGCAATCCAGTTGATGAATTAAATCGAGCTAAGGAAAATGAGAGGTCTCATGAGACTGTTGTTTTTGGAACCTACCTTGTGAGTTCAAAGGATATCCCTTTGATTTCACCTACTGCTGAGGCATATAATGTTGATGGTGTAAGTTTCAACAGTCAAATGGATCAGCCTACCAAACTAATAGACCCAAGGGAAGTGGATCCTGCATCTCAAGCAGTGCAGACTCATTTCTTTGACAATGATCTTTTAGAAGGAATGAATTGTGGTGAAGTGTTCCATTTTAGTTACTCTTGTTTGAAAACAATAACCAGCGATTTTTCAGATATTCCTTTCAGAGATGGAGGTAATAAGCTTGGTGAAGGAGCATTTGGAAAGGTGTATTTTGCAAAGATTActcaaaaaggaagagaaaaagaagtggcAGTCAAAAGACTTCATGCTAGCGATTCTTCAGAAACCAGAATAGAGTTGCAGTTCAAGACAGAAGTAGAAGTCCTTTCAAA ATGCATCCATGAAAATTTGGTACCATTAGAGGGTTATTCATGTGATGGTCCTGAATGGTGCCTTGTTTATGCATTTATGCCAAATGCTAGTCTTCTAGATTGCTTATCTTGTGCT AATGAAAGACAACCTCTTGACTGGAAAGTACGTCTGCATATAGGAGAAGGATCAGCTCGTGGCATTGTTCATCTTCACACATTCCAAGAGCGTCCCTTTGTACATAGAGATATTAAGAGTGCAAACATACTGTTAGATGAAAACATGACTCCCAAG gttgGTGATTTTGGACTTGTGAGACTAGGAGGATCAGGAAATAATACACGTACCCTTATCAAAACTACCACAGTGTTTGGGACATCAGCTTACATGGCTCCAGAAGCATTTAGGGGTGACATTTCTGTCAAAATGGATACCTTCAGCTTTGGGGTG GTTTTGTTAGAGTTGCTGACTGGCTTACCTGCACAtgatgaagaaagagaggaaccaGACTTG TTGAACCATTTTTTAGAGGCTCAAGAATCTGAAGAAGGCATAGGAGAACTGGTTGACTGGAAAGGTGGTGACTGGGATATGGAAGTTTTCAGAGGAGTCCTTGAACTGGCTGAGCTCTGTTGTACAGAGGTCAAGAAAAAGAGACCGACTATGGTGGAATTGCTACAAAAATACTCTTCGGTTATTCAGTCTGTTAACTAA